Proteins found in one Syntrophorhabdales bacterium genomic segment:
- a CDS encoding DUF2092 domain-containing protein, giving the protein MTTEARTDTDPRQADGRVRRDGFPKRLALVCLSCVLTLILTVSSYAQQPKKTTKTSKPPKKTQARQQTAPMVLEPKAMEIIKAACDRLAAAKSMRFTAVVAYEHPSRLGPPLVYTTKSEVTMQRPDKLRVITPGDGPASEFYYDGRQMVAYAPVEKLVAVIDAPPTIDAALKKAFEVAAIYYPFADVVVADPYKDITEGLKLAFYIGQSNVVGGVTTDMIAYVNDDVFVQAWVGTEDKLPRRLRAMYRYDLSRLRHQLDLSDWQLDVPVSAEDFSLGAMGSVMQIPFARPDTPPQGLQPQTKPKAKPKAKPQGK; this is encoded by the coding sequence CGTGTGAGGAGAGACGGATTCCCCAAGAGGCTGGCCCTGGTCTGTCTCTCATGTGTGCTCACGCTCATCCTCACCGTGAGCAGCTATGCCCAGCAGCCAAAGAAAACAACCAAGACGTCAAAGCCTCCCAAGAAAACGCAGGCGAGACAGCAGACTGCCCCTATGGTGCTTGAGCCCAAGGCCATGGAGATCATCAAGGCTGCGTGCGACCGTCTTGCAGCTGCGAAGAGCATGCGCTTCACCGCAGTGGTTGCCTACGAGCATCCGAGCCGCCTCGGCCCGCCGCTGGTTTACACGACCAAGTCTGAAGTGACAATGCAGCGGCCGGATAAACTGCGGGTGATCACGCCGGGTGACGGCCCGGCATCAGAGTTCTACTATGATGGCAGGCAAATGGTGGCTTATGCGCCCGTCGAGAAACTCGTCGCTGTCATTGATGCTCCACCCACAATCGACGCTGCGCTGAAAAAAGCTTTCGAGGTCGCCGCCATCTATTATCCATTTGCGGATGTGGTTGTCGCCGATCCTTACAAGGATATCACCGAAGGGCTGAAGCTTGCTTTCTACATCGGTCAATCAAATGTCGTGGGCGGGGTCACCACGGACATGATCGCCTACGTCAATGATGATGTCTTCGTACAGGCGTGGGTCGGCACCGAAGATAAGCTTCCCCGTAGGCTGCGCGCCATGTACCGGTATGATCTGTCGAGGTTGCGCCACCAGCTTGACCTCTCCGACTGGCAACTCGATGTCCCGGTCTCTGCCGAGGATTTCTCCCTGGGGGCTATGGGAAGCGTGATGCAAATCCCTTTTGCGCGACCGGATACGCCACCTCAAGGATTACAGCCTCAGACCAAACCAAAAGCTAAGCCAAAGGCCAAGCCACAGGGGAAGTAA